One Vicia villosa cultivar HV-30 ecotype Madison, WI unplaced genomic scaffold, Vvil1.0 ctg.002123F_1_1, whole genome shotgun sequence genomic region harbors:
- the LOC131637972 gene encoding uncharacterized protein LOC131637972 produces the protein MTINDMGGNDWRKPIVDYLRNPTGLTDCKIKYRALRYVLMGNELFKKTIEGVLLKYLGESEALVSVSNVHSGTCDAHQAEKKIRWLLMHSGVYWPSMLKDCIEFARGCQECQLHGGIQHMPVSELHTIVKPWPFRG, from the coding sequence ATGACTATTAATGATATGGGAGGGAATGATTGGCGAAAGCCAATAGTCGACTATCTACGTAATCCTACGGGGTTGACAGATTGCAAGATCAAATATAGGGCTCTTCGCTATGTTTTAATGGGAAATGAGTTGTTTAAAAAGACAATCGAAGGAGTTTTGCTTAAATACCTGGGAGAGAGTGAAGCATTAGTGTCTGTGTCGAATGTACATAGTGGGACATGTGATGCACATCAAGCTGAGAAGAAAATAAGATGGTTGTTAATGCATTCAGGGGtttattggccttccatgttgaaagattgcattgAATTTGCTAGAGGTTGTCAGGAATGCCAATTGCATGGAGGCATACAGCATATGCCTGTAAGCGAGTTACATACGATTGTAAAACCATGGCCATTCAGAGGATGA
- the LOC131637973 gene encoding uncharacterized protein LOC131637973 gives MDQETDIDFIQNHIMCRFGVPETITTDQGTIFTGRKMQDFTKEVGIKLLTLTPYYAQANVLPVKIQVHAVRIQRQHEIPSEDYWNMIADELVDLDEERMGALDSLQRQKERVSRAYNKKVKDKTFAVDDLVWKVILPMDRNDRVLGKWSPK, from the exons ATGGATCAGGAGACTGACATAgatttcattcaaaatcacattATGTGTAGATTTGGAGTTCCAGAAACAATTACTACTGATCAGGGGACAATTTtcactggtcgaaagatgcaagatttcacAAAGGAAGTTGGAATTAAGTTATTGACGTTGACACCTTATTATGCACAGGCAAATG TACTGCCAGTAAAAATTCAAGTTCATGCAGTTAGAATTCAAAGGCAACATGAAATACCATCTGAAGATTATTGGAACATGATTGCAGATGAATTAGTAGACTTGGATGAAGAAAGAATGGGGGCCTTGGATTCGCTgcaaaggcaaaaggaaagagtttcTAGGGCCTACAACAAAAAGGTAAAAGATAAAACGTTTGCTGTCGAcgacttagtctggaaagttattttgccgaTGGATAGGAATGATAGGGTTTTGGGAAAATGGTCCCCAAAATAG